From the Halobellus litoreus genome, the window GATGCTCACGGGCCCGGTGTCGCCGCCTTCCTCGGCGTCCTCGGAGCCGCCCAGTCGACTGTCGAGGTTGAACACCGTGTTCAGTTCCGCCTGCACCTGTTCGGCGACGCCCCGCACGAGGTCGCTCGGGGCGATCGCGGTGTACTCGTAGGGGTTGTTGCCCGCGCCGGCGCTCTCGCGCTTACGGCGCTCGACGGTCTCCTCCTCGTGGAGTTCGGCCAGCGCCTCCCGGACGGTGCTCGGGTACAACCCCGTCCCGTCGGCGACCTCCTCGCTCGTCGAGTGCGGGTTCTTTCGCAGATACACGTAGATCCGCGCCCGGGTCTCCGTGTCGAGGAGCCACGCGAGAAGGTCGACGATGCCCTCGTCGAACTCCGAGACGGCGCGGTCGGCCTCGGCTTCCA encodes:
- a CDS encoding helix-turn-helix domain-containing protein, which encodes MSPDDHTDESDGSRIDFEDAIEGVDEDADAEGGPRARLEAEADRAVSEFDEGIVDLLAWLLDTETRARIYVYLRKNPHSTSEEVADGTGLYPSTVREALAELHEEETVERRKRESAGAGNNPYEYTAIAPSDLVRGVAEQVQAELNTVFNLDSRLGGSEDAEEGGDTGPVSITVDEAGDDAGGDEDGAPESDSGTDGSTEADADDETSG